The following DNA comes from Bacillota bacterium.
GCCGTAGAACATCAGCTCGCCCACCGGGTCGCCCTCGACGAAGATGGCGTTGGCGGCGCCACGGACGCTGGCCAGGGGGTGGTCCTGCGGCACCAGCGCCGGGTGGACCCGCGCCTCGATCCCGGCCTCGCGGTGGACGGCGGTGCCGACCAGGCGGACGGCGTAGCCGAGCTGGGCCGCGTAGCCCAGGTCCACCGGGTCGAGCTCCGTGATCCCCTCGGTGTAGACCGCCTCGGGGCAGACCCAGGAGCCGAAGGCGTAGCTGGCGAGGATCGCCAGCTTCCGGGCGGTGTCCCGCCCCTCCACGTCGTCCGAAGGGTCGGGCTCGGCGTAGCCGAGCTCCTGCGCCTCCGCCAGCGCGTCGCGGAAGGTGGCGCCGGCGGAGGCCATACGGCTGGCGATGTAGTTGGTGGTCCCGTTGAGGATGCCGGTCACCCGGGTGATGCGGTTGGCCACCAGCATCTCCTCGATGGGACGGATGATGGGGATCCCCGCCCCCACCGAGGCCTCGAAGCGAAGCTGGGCCCCGTGCTCCCGGGCGAGGCGGAGAAGCTCCGGCCCCTGCTCGGCGATCAGCTCTTTGTTGGCGGTGACCACGCTCCTGCCGGAGGCGAGCGCCCTGCGGACATAGGTGCCGGCCGGATCCAGGCCGCCCATCAGCTCCACCACCGCCTCCACCGCCGGGTCGTCCAGCACCTCCTCGGGGTCGGCGGTGAGGAGGCCTGCCGGCGGCGTCACCGCCCGCGGTTTGGCGGGATCCCGGACGAGCGCCCGGCGGATGCGGATGGGCCGGCCCGCCGCCCAGGCCAGCCGCCGCGACCGCTCCTCGGTCAGCTGCCAGACGCTGGAACCCACGTTTCCGAAGCCCAGGAGAGCGACGTTGAGCGTTTCGGCCACGGCGACCACCCCTTGCATGTTGAGCGGAATTGTACTGCGTGAAAGCCCGGACTGTCAGCCTGCGGAACGGTGGAGGATCGTCCGCGACGGGCGGCGAAGCTGCGGTCGAACGGGGGCGGGTTGCGATGTGGAGAGGCGTCTGGCGGGAGTGGGGCGACTTCCTGCCGCGGACGGGCGGGACGCCGGAGCTGACCTTGTACGAAGGGGGGACCCCCCTCCTGGAGGCGCCGCGGCTGGCGGAGTGGGTCGGGGGCGGGATCCGCCTCTTCCTCAAGTTCGAGGGGCTCAACCCCACCGGCTCGTTCAAGGACCGCGGCATGGTGGTGGCGGTGGCCAAGGCGCTCGAGGGCGGCGCGCGCCAGCTGATCTGCGCCTCCACCGGCAACACCTCGGCCTCGGCGGCGGCCTACGCGGCGGCGGCGGGGATCGGGGCGACGGTGCTGATCCCGGCGGGGAAGATCGCCCAGGGGAAGCTGGCCCAGGCGGTCCGCTACGGCGCGCGGGTCCTGGCGGTGCGCGGGAACTTCGACCAGGCGCTGGCGGTCGCCCGGGAGCTGGCGGGCAGCCGGCCGGAGCTGGCGCTGGTCAACTCGGTCAACCCCATGCGGCTGGAGGGCCAGAAGACCGCCGCCTTCGAGGTGGTGGAGCAGCTGGGCGAGGCGCCCGACCTGCTGGCCGTCCCCGTGGGGAACGCGGGCAACATCACCGCCTACTGGATGGGCTTCCAGGAGTACCGGCGGGCGGGGC
Coding sequences within:
- a CDS encoding homoserine dehydrogenase translates to MAETLNVALLGFGNVGSSVWQLTEERSRRLAWAAGRPIRIRRALVRDPAKPRAVTPPAGLLTADPEEVLDDPAVEAVVELMGGLDPAGTYVRRALASGRSVVTANKELIAEQGPELLRLAREHGAQLRFEASVGAGIPIIRPIEEMLVANRITRVTGILNGTTNYIASRMASAGATFRDALAEAQELGYAEPDPSDDVEGRDTARKLAILASYAFGSWVCPEAVYTEGITELDPVDLGYAAQLGYAVRLVGTAVHREAGIEARVHPALVPQDHPLASVRGAANAIFVEGDPVGELMFYGLGAGGYATASSILGDLVQVARGSRPWRPEPRSGEQALPVLPSESIESAYYLRLEVADSPGTLAAMAGAMARHRISLRQVLQMRAEEGRAEVVFVTHPAREAEMRQARRELEELPSVHRVASLLRFHDGAR
- the thrC gene encoding threonine synthase encodes the protein MWRGVWREWGDFLPRTGGTPELTLYEGGTPLLEAPRLAEWVGGGIRLFLKFEGLNPTGSFKDRGMVVAVAKALEGGARQLICASTGNTSASAAAYAAAAGIGATVLIPAGKIAQGKLAQAVRYGARVLAVRGNFDQALAVARELAGSRPELALVNSVNPMRLEGQKTAAFEVVEQLGEAPDLLAVPVGNAGNITAYWMGFQEYRRAGRSRRLPRLFGFQAEGAAPLVLGHPVERPETVATAIRIGRPASGEKALAAARESGGAILAVSDAEILEAYGALARLSGLFAEPASAASVAGLRKLAARGLLEAGQRVVAVLTGNGLKDPETALAGDLVERELEEVEAEPEAVARRLLAASRRP